A single region of the Triticum dicoccoides isolate Atlit2015 ecotype Zavitan chromosome 2B, WEW_v2.0, whole genome shotgun sequence genome encodes:
- the LOC119362367 gene encoding probable apyrase 2 — translation MRRYSQLPGAGRQDTLADRVHRYRGVLLVVLAPLALVSLVLLLMPRAPAGAAQRTLGGGDGAAAAGGKKYAVIFDAGSSGSRVHVFCFDGNLDLVHIGTDIELFVQKKPGLSAYAQDPREAAQSLVSLIEKAKEVVPAELRDQTPVRVGATAGLRALGAGKSEEILQAVRDLLREKSSFKNQPDWVTVLDGTQEGAYEWVTINYLLGNLGKTYADTVGVVDLGGGSVQMAYAIPEKDAEKAPKPADGEESYVKKLFLKGTTYHLYVHSYLRYGLLAARAEILKAGNANGYSNCVLAGHQGQYKYGGNTFEASAAPSGSSFSECRADVVKALKVDEACTHMKCSFGGIWNGGGGAGQKNLFVASFFFDRAAEAGFINSNAAVAKVKPSDFEEAAKRACKLNVNDAQSSYPGVQKDNVPYICMDLVYQYTLLVDGFGVDPQQEMTLVKKVPYSDAFVEAAWPLGSAIEVASSS, via the exons ATGCGCCGCTACTCGCAGCTGCCGGGCGCCGGCCGCCAGGACACGCTCGCCGACCGCGTGCACCGCTACCGCGGGGTGCTGCTCGTCGTGCTCGCGCCCCTCGCCCTCGTCTCGCTCGTGCTCCTCCTCATGCCGCGCGCGCCCGCCGGGGCCGCCCAGAGGACCCTGGGAGGaggggacggcgccgccgccgccgggggtAAGAAGTACGCCGTCATATTCGACGCCGGCAGCTCCGGCAGCCGCGTCCACGTCTTCTGCTTCGACGGCAACCTGGATCTTGTCCACATTGGCACCGACATCGAGCTCTTCGTCCAG AAAAAGCCTGGACTTAGCGCGTACGCCCAGGACCCGCGCGAGGCTGCTCAATCGCTCGTCTCCCTCATTGAGAAGGCCAAGGAAGTGGTTCCGGCTGAATTGCGCGACCAGACGCCTGTCAGAGTTGGG GCAACAGCAGGGCTAAGAGCTTTGGGAGCAGGAAAATCCGAAGAGATCTTGCAAGCG GTTAGGGATCTTCTTCGTGAAAAGAGTTCATTTAAGAACCAGCCGGATTGGGTCACAGTTCTTGATGGAACTCAGGAAGGTGCATATGAATGG GTTACCATTAATTATCTGTTGGGAAATCTGGGAAAGACCTATGCAGACACAGTTGGTGTGGTTGACCTTGGCGGTGGATCTGTCCAAATGGCGTATGCTATCCCAGAGAAGGATGCTGAAAAGGCTCCTAAACCAGCAGATGGTGAAGAATCATACGTGAAGAAGCTTTTCCTTAAAGGGACAACATATCATCTTTATGTGCACAG TTATTTGCGCTATGGATTGCTGGCTGCTAGAGCAGAGATCTTAAAAGCTGGCAATGCCAATGGTTACAGCAACTGTGTATTGGCTGGACATCAGG GGCAATACAAGTATGGTGGCAATACATTTGAAGCATCGGCTGCACCTTCTGGCAGTAGTTTTTCGGAATGCAGGGCTGATGTAGTGAAAGCTCTTAAAGTAGATGAAGCATGCACTCACATGAAATGTTCCTTTGGTGGCATTTggaatggtggtggtggtgctggacaGAAGAATCTCTTTGTAGCGTCGTTTTTCTTTGACAGGGCAGCTGAG GCTGGTTTCATTAACTCCAATGCGGCTGTTGCCAAGGTCAAACCCTCAGACTTTGAGGAAGCTGCCAAGCGTGCTTGTAAATTGAACGTGAATGACGCCCAATCTAGCTACCCTGGTGTCCAGAAGGATAACGTTCCATACATTTGCATGGATCTTGTTTACCAGTACACACTGCTCGTGGATGGATTTG GTGTTGATCCCCAACAAGAGATGACATTGGTAAAGAAGGTTCCTTACAGTGACGCGTTTGTTGAAGCTGCGTGGCCACTCGGAAGTGCCATCGAGGTTGCATCTTCGTCATAG